The following proteins come from a genomic window of Bos mutus isolate GX-2022 chromosome 23, NWIPB_WYAK_1.1, whole genome shotgun sequence:
- the ABCC10 gene encoding ATP-binding cassette sub-family C member 10 isoform X1 produces the protein MERFLARLCGTSALQPLPVWEGDTTGHCFTQLVLSALPHALLAVLSACHWGHPRYPDYTPRCSPGWRLRLTTSVLLAVFPLLDLLPVILPPGAGPGPTGLEVLAGGVAAMAWISHSLALWVLVHTPYGHSRGPLALALAAFLPAPALVLTLLWHCQRGTLLPPLLAGPLSRLCLLILQLAALLAYGLGWAVPGQPREPWAHEPLLSEGQEPEVAEDGESWLSRFSYAWLAPLLARGARGELRQPQDTCRLPHRLHPTYLARVFQAQWQEGARLWRTLHGAFGHCYLALGLLKLVGTMLGFSGPLLLSLLVGFLEEGREPLSHGLLYALGLTGGAVLGAVLQNQYGYEVRKVALQARGAVLNILYRKALQLGPRRPPAGEVLNLLGTDSERLLNFAGSFHEAWGLPLQLAITLYLLHQQVGVAFVGGLILALLLVPVNKVIATRIMASNQEMLQHKDARVKLVTELLSGMRVIKFFGWEQALGTRVEACRARELGRLRVIKYLDAACVYLWAALPVVISIVIFITYVLMGHQLTATKVFTALALVRMLILPLNNFPWVINGLLEAKVSLDRIQRFLDLPNHDPQAYYSPDPPTEPSTALELHEALFSWDPVGTSQETFISHLEVKKGMLVGIVGKVGCGKSSLLAAITGELHRLRGQVAVWGLSKGFGLATQEPWIQFATIRDNILFGKTFDAQLYKEVLEACALDEDLSILPAGDQTEVGEKGVTLSGGQRARIALARAVYQEKELYLLDDPLAAVDADVATHLLHRCILGALSHTTRLLCTHRTEYLERADMVLLLEAGRLVRAGPPSEILPLVQAAPRAWAEDGQESDPATASSMENPKKTKEGLEVEESASGQLRQEESKKEGAVAFHVYRAYWRAVGWGMALAILFSLLLMQATRNAADWWLSHWISELKAAKNSSQEALAPTRLGSMGPLSAQLLLFSPGSLCTSVFPLPKAAPNGSSDLRFYLTVYATIAGVNSLCTLLRAVLFAAGTLQAAATLHRRLLGRVLMAPVTFFDSTPTGRVLNRFSSDVACADDSLPFILNILLANAAGLLGLLAVLGFSLPWLLLLLPPLSIIYYRVQSHYRASSRELRRLGSLSLSPLYTHLADTLAGLPVLRAAGATYRFEEENQRLLELNQRCQFAASATMQWLDIRLQLMGAAVVSAIAGIALVQHQQGLANPGLVGLSLSYALSLTGLLSGLVSSFTQTEAMLVSVERLEEYSCDLPQEPRGQRPQLGISWLSQGSVEFQDVVLVYRPGLPNALDGVTFRVQPGEKLGIVGRTGSGKSSLLLVLFRLLEPSSGRVLLDGMDTSQLELAELRSQLAIIPQEPFLFSGTVRENLDPRGLYEDGALWQALEQCHLSEAIESMGGLDGELGEGGRRLSLGQRQLLCLARALLTDAKILCIDEATASVDQKTDQLLQQTISKRFANKTVLTIAHRLNTILNSDRVLVLHAGRVAELGSPAALCTQPHSLFQQLLQSSPRGVRSSP, from the exons ATGGAGAGGTTCCTGGCCCGGTTGTGCGGCACCAGCGCGTTGCAGCCGCTCCCGGTGTGGGAGGGGGACACCACCGGCCACTGCTTCACACAGCTGGTGCTCAGCGCCCTGCCCCACGCGCTCCTGGCCGTGCTCAGTGCTTGCCACTGGGGCCACCCGAG GTATCCAGATTACACTCCACGCTGCAGTCCCGGCTGGCGCCTCCGACTCACAACCTCTGTCCTGCTCGCCGTCTTTCCACTGCTCGACCTGCTTCCAGTCATTTTGCCACCAGGGGCAGGCCCAGGGCCCACAGGGCTCGAGGTGCTGGCAGGGGGCGTGGCGGCTATGGCCTGGATCAGCCACAGCCTGGCCCTGTGGGTGTTGGTTCATACCCCATATGGCCACTCCCGGGGGCCCCTGGCCTTGGCTCTGGCTGCCTTCCTGCCAGCCCCGGCCCTGGTGCTGACCCTGCTGTGGCACTGCCAGCGAGGCACACTCCTGCCTCCACTTCTCGCAGGGCCCCTCTCCCGCCTGTGTCTCCTCATCCTGCAGCTGGCTGCTCTCTTGGCCTATGGACTGGGCTGGGCAGTCCCTGGGCAGCCACGGGAACCCTGGGCCCATGAGCCCCTCCTCTCTGAGGGCCAGGAGCCCGAGGTGGCTGAAGATGGGGAGAGCTGGCTGTCCCGCTTTTCCTACGCCTGGCTGGCACCGTTGCTGGCCCGCGGGGCCCGGGGAGAGCTCCGGCAGCCCCAGGACACTTGCCGCCTCCCCCACAGGCTGCACCCAACCTACCTAGCCCGTGTCTTCCAGGCGCAATGGCAGGAGGGGGCCCGGCTGTGGAGGACCCTGCATGGGGCCTTTGGGCACTGCTACCTGGCTCTTGGGCTGCTCAAGTTGGTGGGGACCATGCTGGGGTTCTCAGGGCCCTTGTTGCTGTCCCTCCtggtgggcttcctggaggaggggcgaGAGCCACTAAGCCATGGCCTGCTATATGCCCTGGGGCTTACCGGAGGAGCTGTTCTGGGAGCTGTGCTGCAGAATCAGTATGGGTATGAGGTTCGGAAGGTGGCTCTTCAGGCACGGGGTGCTGTGCTGAACATCCTGTACCGAAAGGCTTTACAACTGGGGCCCAGACGCCCTCCTGCCGGGGAGGTCCTGAACTTACTAGGCACTGACTCTGAGCGGCTGCTCAACTTTGCTGGGAGCTTTCATGAGGCCTGGGGCCTGCCCCTGCAACTGGCCATCACCCTCTATCTGCTGCACCAGCAGGTGGGTGTGGCCTTCGTGGGTGGTCTGATCCTGGCGCTGCTGCTGGTACCTGTCAACAAAGTGATTGCCACCCGCATCATGGCCAGCAACCAGGAGATGCTACAGCACAAAGACGCACGAGTTAAG CTCGTGACAGAGCTGCTGAGTGGCATGCGTGTCATCAAGTTCTTCGGGTGGGAGCAGGCGCTGGGGACCCGCGTGGAGGCCTGCCGAGCTCGAGAGCTGGGGCGACTCCGGGTCATCAAGTACCTGGATGCAGCCTGTGTGTACCTCTGGGCTGCCCTGCCGGTCGTCATCTCCATTGTCATCTTTATCACCTATGTCCTCATGGGGCACCAGCTCACTGCCACCAAG GTGTTCACCGCCCTGGCATTGGTGCGCATGCTCATTCTTCCCCTCAACAACTTCCCTTGGGTGATCAATGGCCTCCTTGAGGCCAAAGTGTCCCTGGACCGGATCCAGCGTTTCCTCGACCTTCCCAACCATGACCCCCAGGCCTACTACAGCCCAG ATCCCCCAACAGAGCCATCTACAGCCCTGGAGCTACACGAAGCTCTGTTCTCCTGGGACCCAGTTGGAACCAGCCAGGAGACCTTCATCAGTCACCTCGAAGTGAAAAAG GGAATGCTGGTGGGCATCGTGGGGAAGGTGGGCTGCGGGAAGAGCTCGCTGCTGGCTGCCATCACCGGAGAGCTGCACAG GCTCCGAGGGCAGGTGGCAGTGTGGGGGCTGTCCAAAGGCTTCGGCCTGGCCACCCAGGAACCCTGGATCCAGTTTGCCACCATCCGAGACAACATTCTCTTTGGGAAGACGTTTGACGCCCAGCTGTACAAGGAAGTGCTAGAGGCCTGCGCCCTCGATGAGGACCTCAGT ATTCTGCCTGCTGGGGACCAGACGGAGGTGGGGGAGAAAGGCGTGACCCTCAGCGGGGGACAGCGGGCCCGCATTGCCCTGGCTCGTGCTGTCTACCAG gaaAAGGAGCTATACCTCCTCGACGACCCTCTGGCCGCCGTGGATGCAGACGTGGCCACCCACCTGCTGCACAGGTGCATCCTGGGAGCGCTGAGCCACACCACGCGGCTGCTGTGCACCCACCGCACCGAGTACCTGGAGCGGGCTGacatggtgctgctgctggagGCTGGGCGCCTCGTCCGGGCCG GGCCTCCCTCTGAGATCCTGCCATTGGTACAAGCTGCCCCCAGAGCCTGGGCTGAGGATGGACAAGAGTCTGACCCAG CCACAGCCTCGTCCATGGAGAACCCAAAGAAGACAAaggaggggctggaggtggaGGAGAGCGCATCTGGCCAGCTGCGACAGGAGGAAAGCAAGAAGGAGGGCGCCGTGGCCTTCCATGTGTACCGCGCGTACTGGAGGGCCGTGGGCTGGGGCATGGCTCTTGCCATcctcttctctctgctcctcATGCAAG cCACCAGGAACGCAGCCGACTGGTGGCTCTCCCACTGGATCTCTGAGCTGAAGGCAGCCAAGAATAGCTCCCAGGAGGCGCTGGCccccaccaggctgggctccatgGGGCCGCTGTCCGCCCAGCTGCTCCTCTTCTCCCCCGGGAGCCTCTG caCCTCAGTGTTCCCACTGCCCAAAGCTGCCCCCAACGGCTCCTCAGACCTCCGTTTCTACCTCACTGTGTACGCGACCATCGCTGGTGTCAACTCCCTCTGCACCCTTCTCCGGGCCGTGCTCTTCGCGGCAGGCACCCTCCAAGCGGCCGCCACCCTGCATCGCCGCCTCCTGGGTCGAGTCCTCATG GCTCCAGTGACTTTCTTCGACTCCACGCCCACGGGCCGGGTCCTCAACCGCTTCTCCTCTGACGTGGCCTGTGCAGATGACAGCCTGCCCTTCATCCTCAACATCCTGCTGGCCAACGCGGCAGGCCTGCTGGGGCtcctggctgtgctgggcttcagcctgccctggctgctgctgctgctgccgcctctGAGCATCATCTACTATCGCGTGCAGAGCCACTACAGGGCCTCCTCGCGGGAGCTGCGGCGTCTGGGCAGCCTCAGCCTGTCTCCCCTCTACACCCACCTGGCCGACACCTTGGCCGGCCTCCCTGTGCTCCGGGCCGCCGGGGCCACCTACAG gtTTGAGGAGGAGAACCAGAGACTCCTGGAGCTCAACCAGAGGTGCCAGTTTGCTGCCAGTGCCACGATGCAGTGGTTGGACATccggctacagctcatgggggcCGCAGTAGTCAGCGCCATCGCGGGCATCGCTCTGGTGCAGCACCAGCAGGGCCTCGCCAACCCAG gacTGGTGGGCCTGTCGCTGTCCTATGCCCTGTCCCTGACGGGCCTGCTCTCAGGGTTAGTGAGCAGCTTCACACAGACAGAAGCCATGCTGGTGAGTGTCGAGCGGCTGGAGGAGTACTCCTGTGACCTGCCCCAGGAGCCCCGGGGCCAGCGGCCACAG CTAGGCATCAGCTGGCTGAGCCAGGGGAGCGTGGAGTTCCAGGATGTGGTGCTGGTGTACCGGCCAGGGCTGCCCAACGCCCTGGATGGGGTGACCTTCCGCGTGCAGCCTGGAGAGAAGCTGGGCATCGTGGGCCGCACGGGCTCCGGCAAGTCTTCCCTGTTGTTGGTGCTTTTCCGGCTGCTAGAGCCCAGTTCTGGGCGAGTGCTTCTGGACGGCATGGACACCAGCCAGCTGGAGCTGGCCGAGCTCAG ATCCCAGCTGGCGATCATCCCGCAGGAGCCCTTTTTGTTCAGTGGGACCGTGCGGGAAAACCTGGACCCCCGGGGTCTGTATGAGGATGGGGCCCTATGGCAGGCACTGGAGCAGTGCCACCTGAGTGAGGCGATCGAGTCTATGG GTGGTCTGGATGGTGAGCTGGGCGAGGGGGGCCGGCGCTTATCTCTGGGGCAGAGGCAGCTGCTGTGTCTGGCCAGGGCTCTCCTCACAGATGCTAAG ATCTTGTGCATTGACGAGGCCACAGCAAGCGTGGACCAGAAGACAGACCAGCTACTCCAGCAAACCATCAGCAAACGGTTTGCCAACAAGACAGTGCTGACCATCGCCCACAG GCTCAACACGATCCTGAACTCCGACCGGGTGCTGGTGCTGCATGCAGGGAGGGTGGCGGAGCTGGGCTCCCC
- the ABCC10 gene encoding ATP-binding cassette sub-family C member 10 isoform X2 — MERFLARLCGTSALQPLPVWEGDTTGHCFTQLVLSALPHALLAVLSACHWGHPRYPDYTPRCSPGWRLRLTTSVLLAVFPLLDLLPVILPPGAGPGPTGLEVLAGGVAAMAWISHSLALWVLVHTPYGHSRGPLALALAAFLPAPALVLTLLWHCQRGTLLPPLLAGPLSRLCLLILQLAALLAYGLGWAVPGQPREPWAHEPLLSEGQEPEVAEDGESWLSRFSYAWLAPLLARGARGELRQPQDTCRLPHRLHPTYLARVFQAQWQEGARLWRTLHGAFGHCYLALGLLKLVGTMLGFSGPLLLSLLVGFLEEGREPLSHGLLYALGLTGGAVLGAVLQNQYGYEVRKVALQARGAVLNILYRKALQLGPRRPPAGEVLNLLGTDSERLLNFAGSFHEAWGLPLQLAITLYLLHQQVGVAFVGGLILALLLVPVNKVIATRIMASNQEMLQHKDARVKLVTELLSGMRVIKFFGWEQALGTRVEACRARELGRLRVIKYLDAACVYLWAALPVVISIVIFITYVLMGHQLTATKVFTALALVRMLILPLNNFPWVINGLLEAKVSLDRIQRFLDLPNHDPQAYYSPDPPTEPSTALELHEALFSWDPVGTSQETFISHLEVKKGMLVGIVGKVGCGKSSLLAAITGELHRLRGQVAVWGLSKGFGLATQEPWIQFATIRDNILFGKTFDAQLYKEVLEACALDEDLSILPAGDQTEVGEKGVTLSGGQRARIALARAVYQEKELYLLDDPLAAVDADVATHLLHRCILGALSHTTRLLCTHRTEYLERADMVLLLEAGRLVRAGPPSEILPLVQAAPRAWAEDGQESDPATASSMENPKKTKEGLEVEESASGQLRQEESKKEGAVAFHVYRAYWRAVGWGMALAILFSLLLMQATRNAADWWLSHWISELKAAKNSSQEALAPTRLGSMGPLSAQLLLFSPGSLCTSVFPLPKAAPNGSSDLRFYLTVYATIAGVNSLCTLLRAVLFAAGTLQAAATLHRRLLGRVLMAPVTFFDSTPTGRVLNRFSSDVACADDSLPFILNILLANAAGLLGLLAVLGFSLPWLLLLLPPLSIIYYRVQSHYRASSRELRRLGSLSLSPLYTHLADTLAGLPVLRAAGATYRFEEENQRLLELNQRCQFAASATMQWLDIRLQLMGAAVVSAIAGIALVQHQQGLANPGLVGLSLSYALSLTGLLSGLVSSFTQTEAMLLGISWLSQGSVEFQDVVLVYRPGLPNALDGVTFRVQPGEKLGIVGRTGSGKSSLLLVLFRLLEPSSGRVLLDGMDTSQLELAELRSQLAIIPQEPFLFSGTVRENLDPRGLYEDGALWQALEQCHLSEAIESMGGLDGELGEGGRRLSLGQRQLLCLARALLTDAKILCIDEATASVDQKTDQLLQQTISKRFANKTVLTIAHRLNTILNSDRVLVLHAGRVAELGSPAALCTQPHSLFQQLLQSSPRGVRSSP; from the exons ATGGAGAGGTTCCTGGCCCGGTTGTGCGGCACCAGCGCGTTGCAGCCGCTCCCGGTGTGGGAGGGGGACACCACCGGCCACTGCTTCACACAGCTGGTGCTCAGCGCCCTGCCCCACGCGCTCCTGGCCGTGCTCAGTGCTTGCCACTGGGGCCACCCGAG GTATCCAGATTACACTCCACGCTGCAGTCCCGGCTGGCGCCTCCGACTCACAACCTCTGTCCTGCTCGCCGTCTTTCCACTGCTCGACCTGCTTCCAGTCATTTTGCCACCAGGGGCAGGCCCAGGGCCCACAGGGCTCGAGGTGCTGGCAGGGGGCGTGGCGGCTATGGCCTGGATCAGCCACAGCCTGGCCCTGTGGGTGTTGGTTCATACCCCATATGGCCACTCCCGGGGGCCCCTGGCCTTGGCTCTGGCTGCCTTCCTGCCAGCCCCGGCCCTGGTGCTGACCCTGCTGTGGCACTGCCAGCGAGGCACACTCCTGCCTCCACTTCTCGCAGGGCCCCTCTCCCGCCTGTGTCTCCTCATCCTGCAGCTGGCTGCTCTCTTGGCCTATGGACTGGGCTGGGCAGTCCCTGGGCAGCCACGGGAACCCTGGGCCCATGAGCCCCTCCTCTCTGAGGGCCAGGAGCCCGAGGTGGCTGAAGATGGGGAGAGCTGGCTGTCCCGCTTTTCCTACGCCTGGCTGGCACCGTTGCTGGCCCGCGGGGCCCGGGGAGAGCTCCGGCAGCCCCAGGACACTTGCCGCCTCCCCCACAGGCTGCACCCAACCTACCTAGCCCGTGTCTTCCAGGCGCAATGGCAGGAGGGGGCCCGGCTGTGGAGGACCCTGCATGGGGCCTTTGGGCACTGCTACCTGGCTCTTGGGCTGCTCAAGTTGGTGGGGACCATGCTGGGGTTCTCAGGGCCCTTGTTGCTGTCCCTCCtggtgggcttcctggaggaggggcgaGAGCCACTAAGCCATGGCCTGCTATATGCCCTGGGGCTTACCGGAGGAGCTGTTCTGGGAGCTGTGCTGCAGAATCAGTATGGGTATGAGGTTCGGAAGGTGGCTCTTCAGGCACGGGGTGCTGTGCTGAACATCCTGTACCGAAAGGCTTTACAACTGGGGCCCAGACGCCCTCCTGCCGGGGAGGTCCTGAACTTACTAGGCACTGACTCTGAGCGGCTGCTCAACTTTGCTGGGAGCTTTCATGAGGCCTGGGGCCTGCCCCTGCAACTGGCCATCACCCTCTATCTGCTGCACCAGCAGGTGGGTGTGGCCTTCGTGGGTGGTCTGATCCTGGCGCTGCTGCTGGTACCTGTCAACAAAGTGATTGCCACCCGCATCATGGCCAGCAACCAGGAGATGCTACAGCACAAAGACGCACGAGTTAAG CTCGTGACAGAGCTGCTGAGTGGCATGCGTGTCATCAAGTTCTTCGGGTGGGAGCAGGCGCTGGGGACCCGCGTGGAGGCCTGCCGAGCTCGAGAGCTGGGGCGACTCCGGGTCATCAAGTACCTGGATGCAGCCTGTGTGTACCTCTGGGCTGCCCTGCCGGTCGTCATCTCCATTGTCATCTTTATCACCTATGTCCTCATGGGGCACCAGCTCACTGCCACCAAG GTGTTCACCGCCCTGGCATTGGTGCGCATGCTCATTCTTCCCCTCAACAACTTCCCTTGGGTGATCAATGGCCTCCTTGAGGCCAAAGTGTCCCTGGACCGGATCCAGCGTTTCCTCGACCTTCCCAACCATGACCCCCAGGCCTACTACAGCCCAG ATCCCCCAACAGAGCCATCTACAGCCCTGGAGCTACACGAAGCTCTGTTCTCCTGGGACCCAGTTGGAACCAGCCAGGAGACCTTCATCAGTCACCTCGAAGTGAAAAAG GGAATGCTGGTGGGCATCGTGGGGAAGGTGGGCTGCGGGAAGAGCTCGCTGCTGGCTGCCATCACCGGAGAGCTGCACAG GCTCCGAGGGCAGGTGGCAGTGTGGGGGCTGTCCAAAGGCTTCGGCCTGGCCACCCAGGAACCCTGGATCCAGTTTGCCACCATCCGAGACAACATTCTCTTTGGGAAGACGTTTGACGCCCAGCTGTACAAGGAAGTGCTAGAGGCCTGCGCCCTCGATGAGGACCTCAGT ATTCTGCCTGCTGGGGACCAGACGGAGGTGGGGGAGAAAGGCGTGACCCTCAGCGGGGGACAGCGGGCCCGCATTGCCCTGGCTCGTGCTGTCTACCAG gaaAAGGAGCTATACCTCCTCGACGACCCTCTGGCCGCCGTGGATGCAGACGTGGCCACCCACCTGCTGCACAGGTGCATCCTGGGAGCGCTGAGCCACACCACGCGGCTGCTGTGCACCCACCGCACCGAGTACCTGGAGCGGGCTGacatggtgctgctgctggagGCTGGGCGCCTCGTCCGGGCCG GGCCTCCCTCTGAGATCCTGCCATTGGTACAAGCTGCCCCCAGAGCCTGGGCTGAGGATGGACAAGAGTCTGACCCAG CCACAGCCTCGTCCATGGAGAACCCAAAGAAGACAAaggaggggctggaggtggaGGAGAGCGCATCTGGCCAGCTGCGACAGGAGGAAAGCAAGAAGGAGGGCGCCGTGGCCTTCCATGTGTACCGCGCGTACTGGAGGGCCGTGGGCTGGGGCATGGCTCTTGCCATcctcttctctctgctcctcATGCAAG cCACCAGGAACGCAGCCGACTGGTGGCTCTCCCACTGGATCTCTGAGCTGAAGGCAGCCAAGAATAGCTCCCAGGAGGCGCTGGCccccaccaggctgggctccatgGGGCCGCTGTCCGCCCAGCTGCTCCTCTTCTCCCCCGGGAGCCTCTG caCCTCAGTGTTCCCACTGCCCAAAGCTGCCCCCAACGGCTCCTCAGACCTCCGTTTCTACCTCACTGTGTACGCGACCATCGCTGGTGTCAACTCCCTCTGCACCCTTCTCCGGGCCGTGCTCTTCGCGGCAGGCACCCTCCAAGCGGCCGCCACCCTGCATCGCCGCCTCCTGGGTCGAGTCCTCATG GCTCCAGTGACTTTCTTCGACTCCACGCCCACGGGCCGGGTCCTCAACCGCTTCTCCTCTGACGTGGCCTGTGCAGATGACAGCCTGCCCTTCATCCTCAACATCCTGCTGGCCAACGCGGCAGGCCTGCTGGGGCtcctggctgtgctgggcttcagcctgccctggctgctgctgctgctgccgcctctGAGCATCATCTACTATCGCGTGCAGAGCCACTACAGGGCCTCCTCGCGGGAGCTGCGGCGTCTGGGCAGCCTCAGCCTGTCTCCCCTCTACACCCACCTGGCCGACACCTTGGCCGGCCTCCCTGTGCTCCGGGCCGCCGGGGCCACCTACAG gtTTGAGGAGGAGAACCAGAGACTCCTGGAGCTCAACCAGAGGTGCCAGTTTGCTGCCAGTGCCACGATGCAGTGGTTGGACATccggctacagctcatgggggcCGCAGTAGTCAGCGCCATCGCGGGCATCGCTCTGGTGCAGCACCAGCAGGGCCTCGCCAACCCAG gacTGGTGGGCCTGTCGCTGTCCTATGCCCTGTCCCTGACGGGCCTGCTCTCAGGGTTAGTGAGCAGCTTCACACAGACAGAAGCCATGCTG CTAGGCATCAGCTGGCTGAGCCAGGGGAGCGTGGAGTTCCAGGATGTGGTGCTGGTGTACCGGCCAGGGCTGCCCAACGCCCTGGATGGGGTGACCTTCCGCGTGCAGCCTGGAGAGAAGCTGGGCATCGTGGGCCGCACGGGCTCCGGCAAGTCTTCCCTGTTGTTGGTGCTTTTCCGGCTGCTAGAGCCCAGTTCTGGGCGAGTGCTTCTGGACGGCATGGACACCAGCCAGCTGGAGCTGGCCGAGCTCAG ATCCCAGCTGGCGATCATCCCGCAGGAGCCCTTTTTGTTCAGTGGGACCGTGCGGGAAAACCTGGACCCCCGGGGTCTGTATGAGGATGGGGCCCTATGGCAGGCACTGGAGCAGTGCCACCTGAGTGAGGCGATCGAGTCTATGG GTGGTCTGGATGGTGAGCTGGGCGAGGGGGGCCGGCGCTTATCTCTGGGGCAGAGGCAGCTGCTGTGTCTGGCCAGGGCTCTCCTCACAGATGCTAAG ATCTTGTGCATTGACGAGGCCACAGCAAGCGTGGACCAGAAGACAGACCAGCTACTCCAGCAAACCATCAGCAAACGGTTTGCCAACAAGACAGTGCTGACCATCGCCCACAG GCTCAACACGATCCTGAACTCCGACCGGGTGCTGGTGCTGCATGCAGGGAGGGTGGCGGAGCTGGGCTCCCC